A region of Candidatus Binataceae bacterium DNA encodes the following proteins:
- the yhbH gene encoding sporulation protein YhbH, translating into MPLVEAIFREYRPSDAERSDRSAGDRLRHRQKVRELIRDNIADIIAEESIIGKDRDRIIKVPLRGIKEYRFLYGDNAPGVGQGDGETQPGQVVGKTGREGQGEGEDKAGNRPGVDYYETDVTLEELIEIMFEDLELPDMERRAMREVEAERSTKRKGYRKVGIRVRLDKRRTAKQRITRMLASGRVRAAAQSAAGQTPAPEEDERRFPFHDDDLKYRHVEAEMRKESNAVVLCIMDTSGSMDTMKKYLGRSFFFLLYQFISTRYRNVEIVFIAHHTEANEVTEEEFFHKGESGGTFISSGYLKALEIIRERYHPSLWNIYAFHCSDGDNFDSDNPAALRAAKELTEVCNLFGYGEIKPLGSRYYESSMLNVFRRLEAPNFQTVLIERKEDIWPVFKAFLAKERIQ; encoded by the coding sequence ATGCCGCTGGTCGAAGCGATTTTTCGTGAGTATCGGCCCTCCGATGCGGAGCGCTCGGACCGCTCCGCTGGCGATCGCCTGCGCCATCGCCAAAAAGTTCGCGAACTGATTCGAGACAATATTGCCGATATCATCGCCGAAGAATCGATTATCGGCAAAGACCGCGACCGCATCATCAAGGTCCCGCTGCGCGGTATCAAGGAGTATCGCTTCCTTTACGGGGACAACGCTCCGGGCGTAGGCCAAGGTGATGGCGAGACCCAACCCGGCCAAGTGGTGGGTAAAACCGGGCGCGAAGGGCAGGGCGAGGGCGAGGATAAGGCAGGCAATCGGCCGGGAGTGGATTATTACGAGACCGACGTCACCCTGGAGGAGCTGATCGAGATCATGTTCGAGGATCTCGAGCTCCCCGACATGGAGCGGCGGGCGATGCGCGAGGTCGAGGCCGAGCGCAGCACCAAGCGCAAAGGCTATCGTAAGGTCGGAATCCGGGTGCGGTTGGACAAGCGACGCACCGCCAAGCAGCGCATTACCCGCATGCTGGCCAGCGGGCGGGTGCGCGCGGCCGCGCAGAGCGCGGCCGGCCAGACGCCAGCGCCTGAGGAGGACGAGCGGCGCTTTCCCTTCCACGATGACGACCTCAAGTACCGCCACGTGGAAGCCGAAATGCGCAAAGAGTCCAACGCCGTGGTGCTGTGCATCATGGATACTTCGGGCTCGATGGATACGATGAAAAAGTATTTGGGCCGCAGCTTTTTCTTCCTGCTGTACCAATTCATCTCGACCCGTTACCGTAATGTCGAGATCGTCTTCATCGCTCATCATACTGAGGCCAACGAGGTCACCGAGGAGGAGTTTTTCCACAAAGGCGAGTCGGGAGGGACCTTCATTTCCTCGGGCTATCTGAAGGCGTTGGAGATAATTCGCGAGCGCTATCATCCGTCGTTGTGGAATATCTATGCCTTCCATTGCTCGGACGGCGACAATTTCGATTCCGACAATCCCGCGGCTTTGCGCGCGGCCAAGGAGTTGACCGAGGTTTGCAACCTGTTTGGTTATGGCGAGATCAAGCCGCTGGGCTCGCGCTACTATGAATCCTCCATGCTCAACGTGTTTCGGCGGCTGGAGGCACCCAACTTTCAGACCGTGCTGATCGAGCGCAAAGAGGACATCTGGCCGGTCTTCAAGGCCTTCTTGGCCAAGGAGCGGATCCAGTAA
- a CDS encoding MBL fold metallo-hydrolase — translation MVQPPLITIGEFRVAFLSDGLWRNDGGCMFGVVPRPLWQRHHPPDQHNRVRLNLTCPLIMRGRDAILLDCGIGNRLSEVERRIFDHGEGWLLEGLAALGLEAGDITHVVLSHLHFDHVGGVVRRTASGGWSAAFPRARHFIQRGEFEIAREHPNPRLRAAYRHVNECLEPLAARVELLAGSSTIITGLTTSVSGGHTCDHQIVTLCDGGAGLVHLADLVPTRSHLKGPWNQAYDLDPLTTMERKSQWLERVLAQRWWLSFAHDDRVYAAQLARAGGEWQLINTLAVNEAALTEPD, via the coding sequence GTGGTTCAACCGCCGCTTATTACGATCGGTGAATTTCGCGTCGCCTTCTTGAGCGATGGGTTGTGGCGCAACGATGGCGGCTGCATGTTCGGGGTGGTTCCGCGTCCCTTGTGGCAACGCCACCACCCGCCCGACCAACACAATCGCGTGCGCCTCAATCTGACCTGTCCCCTGATCATGCGCGGCCGCGATGCGATCCTGTTGGACTGCGGAATCGGCAACCGGCTCAGCGAGGTGGAGCGGCGCATCTTCGACCATGGCGAAGGCTGGCTGCTTGAGGGCTTGGCGGCGCTGGGGCTGGAAGCGGGCGATATCACCCACGTGGTGCTGAGCCATCTGCATTTCGACCATGTGGGCGGAGTAGTCCGGCGAACCGCTAGCGGTGGGTGGAGTGCGGCTTTCCCGCGCGCCCGCCATTTCATCCAGCGCGGCGAGTTCGAGATTGCGCGCGAACATCCCAACCCGCGCTTGCGGGCGGCCTACCGCCATGTCAACGAATGCCTGGAGCCGTTGGCCGCGCGCGTCGAGTTGCTCGCGGGTTCAAGCACGATCATAACCGGGCTGACGACGTCGGTCAGTGGTGGTCACACGTGCGACCATCAGATCGTGACCCTATGCGATGGCGGCGCGGGGTTGGTTCATTTAGCCGACCTGGTGCCGACCCGCTCACATTTGAAGGGGCCGTGGAATCAGGCCTACGACCTGGATCCGCTGACCACCATGGAACGCAAGTCACAGTGGCTGGAACGGGTGCTGGCACAGCGGTGGTGGCTATCCTTCGCCCACGACGATCGGGTCTACGCCGCGCAACTAGCGCGGGCGGGCGGGGAATGGCAATTGATCAATACTTTGGCAGTCAACGAGGCGGCGTTGACAGAGCCGGATTGA
- a CDS encoding YCF48-related protein has product MKISKSLAWSLALALVMGLMLEACTHPPVQGLIRSQETMGPRPWESLFSATIKQDGSWVIAGNRGLILTSADHGETWHRRSIVDRDIYSLRFSPDEKQAWAVGEDGIIFFSGDGGNTWTRQDSKGHDRLLKVGIIDSQRAIAVGSEGSLLHTQDGGHTWVTKRFQDLTFFDVFVTSGGEGWTVGEFETILHTTDAGQTWQVQAGGNEKLFQLGPWFAVDFVSPQNGYVVGLNGMVDATNDGGQKWQSTKLPVDRAMYVTAEQSPQSLWMAGAEGTFIHAKLDQQSTTWPVINPTFNDIADVAIRGNDELAVGLNGTVVYSADGGAHWQSMSQKR; this is encoded by the coding sequence GTGAAAATTAGCAAAAGTCTGGCTTGGAGTTTGGCTCTTGCCCTGGTTATGGGGCTGATGTTGGAGGCCTGCACCCATCCTCCCGTGCAGGGCTTGATTCGGTCGCAGGAAACGATGGGGCCACGCCCCTGGGAATCGTTGTTCAGCGCCACCATCAAGCAGGATGGCAGCTGGGTAATTGCCGGCAACCGGGGCCTAATTCTGACCAGCGCCGATCATGGCGAAACCTGGCATCGGCGCTCGATCGTGGACCGCGACATCTACAGCTTGCGCTTCAGTCCGGATGAGAAACAGGCCTGGGCGGTAGGCGAGGACGGGATCATTTTTTTTAGCGGCGACGGTGGCAACACCTGGACTCGGCAGGACTCTAAGGGGCATGACCGTTTGCTGAAGGTCGGTATCATCGACAGCCAGCGAGCGATCGCGGTGGGGAGCGAAGGCTCGCTGCTGCATACCCAGGATGGCGGCCACACCTGGGTTACCAAGCGCTTTCAGGATTTAACCTTTTTTGACGTTTTTGTGACCAGCGGCGGCGAAGGATGGACAGTGGGAGAATTCGAGACCATCCTGCACACCACCGACGCGGGCCAGACTTGGCAGGTGCAGGCGGGCGGCAACGAGAAATTGTTTCAACTTGGGCCCTGGTTCGCGGTGGATTTCGTGAGCCCTCAAAATGGCTACGTGGTGGGGCTTAACGGGATGGTCGATGCCACCAATGACGGCGGGCAGAAGTGGCAGTCCACCAAGTTGCCGGTGGATCGGGCGATGTACGTGACCGCGGAGCAGTCGCCACAATCGCTCTGGATGGCGGGGGCCGAAGGCACCTTCATCCATGCCAAGCTGGACCAGCAGAGCACGACGTGGCCGGTCATCAATCCGACTTTCAACGATATCGCCGATGTCGCAATTCGGGGTAACGACGAGTTGGCAGTGGGGCTCAACGGGACTGTGGTTTACAGCGCCGACGGCGGTGCCCATTGGCAATCGATGAGCCAAAAGCGCTAG
- a CDS encoding SpoVR family protein, with product MANFELQELVDWDVRIREKVAEFGLDCYPQEFELCDHNGMLGYMAYSGMPSHYPHWSYGKSYEKLKTLYDHGVSGLPYEMVINSNPALAYLMRDNSLLLQVLTIAHVYGHNDFFKRNFVYQTTRAQYTIEVFKAHALRVRRYVEDPSIGIEKVERILDAAHALSLQRRRNLAIRKLSQKEQLDRALEQARPPEDPYKKIHARQPWTEPNLHRVPYEPEEDLLLFLRDYNPFLAEWERDLLTIVDEEAKYFIPMIETKIMNEGWASYWHKRILESLDLDQGMRLEFIVRHNQVVRPIPGQLNPYHLGLKIWEDLYRRHTAPTAEEIERDGPPLKSGEEKLFEAREVERDTSFIRRYLTEDLMRQMDLFQYEPRGEELVVSKVSDSEGWRTVKENLIRNIGTNAIPVIKVEDADFGQNRTLYLRHYHDGRDLYLEYAEKTLGYLHRLWGRECVLETIVQGKRSLLCFNDRGFSAKALK from the coding sequence ATGGCTAACTTCGAGCTTCAGGAGCTGGTCGATTGGGACGTCCGAATTCGCGAAAAGGTGGCCGAGTTCGGTCTGGACTGCTATCCCCAGGAATTCGAGCTGTGCGATCACAACGGGATGCTGGGTTACATGGCCTACTCCGGGATGCCCTCCCATTATCCCCATTGGTCCTACGGCAAGTCCTACGAGAAGCTCAAGACCCTGTATGATCATGGGGTCAGCGGCCTGCCCTATGAGATGGTGATCAACTCCAATCCGGCGCTGGCCTACCTGATGCGCGACAACAGCCTGCTGTTGCAGGTCCTCACCATCGCGCACGTATATGGACACAACGATTTCTTCAAGCGCAACTTCGTCTATCAGACCACCCGCGCCCAATACACGATCGAGGTCTTCAAGGCCCACGCCCTGCGGGTGCGGCGCTACGTGGAGGATCCCTCGATCGGGATCGAAAAGGTCGAGCGCATCCTGGATGCCGCCCATGCGCTCTCGCTGCAGCGCCGGCGCAACCTGGCGATTCGCAAACTCAGTCAGAAGGAGCAGCTCGATCGCGCCCTGGAGCAGGCGCGGCCGCCCGAGGACCCCTACAAGAAGATTCACGCTCGCCAGCCCTGGACCGAACCCAATTTGCACCGGGTACCCTACGAGCCCGAGGAGGATTTACTGCTGTTCCTGCGCGACTACAATCCGTTCCTCGCCGAATGGGAGCGCGACCTGCTAACCATCGTGGACGAAGAAGCCAAGTATTTCATCCCCATGATCGAGACCAAGATCATGAACGAGGGATGGGCCAGCTACTGGCACAAGCGCATTCTGGAATCCTTGGATCTAGATCAAGGAATGCGCTTGGAGTTCATCGTGCGTCACAACCAAGTGGTCCGGCCGATTCCCGGCCAACTCAACCCTTATCATTTGGGGTTGAAAATTTGGGAAGATCTTTACCGTCGTCACACCGCGCCCACCGCCGAGGAGATTGAGCGCGACGGTCCTCCGCTCAAGAGCGGCGAAGAGAAGCTGTTCGAGGCTCGCGAGGTCGAGCGCGATACCTCCTTCATACGTCGCTACCTGACCGAAGATCTGATGCGCCAGATGGATCTGTTTCAGTACGAGCCGCGCGGGGAGGAACTGGTGGTAAGCAAGGTTTCCGACAGCGAGGGGTGGCGGACGGTGAAGGAGAACTTGATCCGCAACATCGGCACCAACGCAATCCCGGTCATCAAGGTTGAAGACGCCGATTTCGGGCAAAACCGCACGCTCTATTTGCGCCACTATCACGACGGGCGCGACCTGTACCTGGAGTACGCGGAAAAGACCCTGGGCTACCTCCATCGTTTGTGGGGCAGGGAATGCGTGCTGGAAACTATCGTGCAGGGCAAACGCAGCCTTTTATGTTTCAATGATCGGGGCTTTTCGGCCAAGGCCCTGAAGTAG